One stretch of Rhizobium rhizoryzae DNA includes these proteins:
- a CDS encoding siderophore-interacting protein: MDQVSPPVTETPRRGPNLPSWTLTVLESFDVTPKMRRIVFSVENIDRFEYKPGQDIVFFLNDPAGGHGRRHYTVRAVDRDANTLSVDFVLHGNSVGPNFARSVKPGDQVEVKGPRGRVVFRPDADWHLLTGDETCIPGILHILETLPTGARAMAFIEIEDDSWKQDFETQGEVTIEWIARGKAGPSSVMIDRLSTLALPDGHGQALIIGETSNVRAQRHYLIERGFSRDRIASEGYWRPGRNGGHDHVDD, from the coding sequence ATGGATCAAGTTTCACCCCCTGTGACAGAGACGCCTCGTCGAGGCCCCAATTTGCCCTCCTGGACACTCACCGTGCTTGAAAGCTTCGACGTGACGCCAAAGATGCGGCGTATTGTGTTCAGCGTCGAAAACATAGACCGTTTCGAGTACAAACCTGGACAGGACATCGTCTTTTTCTTGAATGATCCGGCAGGCGGCCATGGACGCCGGCACTATACCGTGCGCGCAGTTGACCGGGATGCCAACACCCTCTCTGTGGACTTCGTTCTGCACGGTAATTCCGTCGGTCCCAACTTTGCCCGAAGCGTAAAGCCGGGCGATCAGGTCGAGGTAAAGGGGCCGCGCGGACGGGTGGTTTTCAGGCCGGATGCCGATTGGCACCTGCTGACTGGCGATGAAACCTGCATTCCCGGCATCCTGCACATTCTCGAGACATTGCCGACCGGCGCACGAGCGATGGCTTTCATCGAGATCGAGGATGATAGCTGGAAACAGGATTTCGAGACGCAAGGGGAAGTCACGATCGAGTGGATCGCACGCGGCAAGGCAGGCCCGAGCTCGGTGATGATCGATCGGTTGAGCACGCTTGCGCTGCCTGACGGACATGGGCAGGCTCTCATCATCGGCGAGACCAGCAATGTGCGGGCCCAGCGCCATTATCTCATCGAACGTGGCTTCAGCCGGGATCGGATCGCATCAGAAGGTTACTGGCGCCCCGGTCGCAACGGCGGTCACGATCACGTCGATGACTGA
- a CDS encoding chemotaxis protein encodes MVMAATRKEMSFPRDASSYADRLEEARTRIEQRFLDGGAVLLSILDILNKMISSLDALTGSLDEGTANATMGELKATVARLSSLTEGEAKRQIGFREIAEAERSLRPHISRMQETLRYLRTFAVTAKITGAGIPDFAGFAEEILERIQEGSEQVNGLSQKLGELGSGLGPVMSKGSATLDRYSQTIPTIVSGLGRGIDQISAHRHELNQRAEQVKGIARGIQNKLASTLSAMQVGDITRQRVEHCQTSFSILEDYLLSAEAASLSRDDHEALRAIVRQLVAEQLHQTRQDFERDTARIVETIASFRHELGQITTIQREMVGEGDEPSNGSLRDLETGIGQARSAVTEIEAVADEASRMTRRTLATVEVLLKDIGIVRVVRGDIHYMALNTNLRCGKIGEEGKAINVVTAELRIFAGHLDEAAEQILEQLKLLEGAAKGLLTDTPEDAPQDCLDDRLRRALESIRSVGQAMEGDLSNLAKEGASGVAEMNAALQRLDFRADLGEILHRCEEELHTSSHQSVDVTRLQPALDVIGPRINRIYTMAAERELHAAILGTAVPEQAPLTVLSDDDLDAALF; translated from the coding sequence GTGGTAATGGCAGCAACCAGAAAAGAGATGAGCTTTCCGCGCGATGCCTCATCTTATGCGGATCGGCTGGAGGAAGCGCGTACGCGCATCGAGCAACGCTTTCTGGACGGTGGCGCTGTACTTCTGTCTATTCTCGATATCTTGAACAAGATGATCTCTTCTCTCGATGCCCTGACCGGCTCGCTGGACGAAGGAACTGCCAACGCCACCATGGGCGAACTGAAAGCCACCGTTGCCAGGCTTTCCAGCCTCACGGAAGGCGAGGCGAAGCGGCAGATCGGATTTCGAGAAATTGCCGAGGCAGAACGCTCTTTGCGTCCTCACATCAGCCGGATGCAGGAAACACTGCGTTATCTTCGAACCTTTGCCGTAACAGCCAAGATCACAGGGGCCGGTATCCCGGATTTCGCAGGATTTGCGGAAGAGATCCTCGAACGCATCCAGGAAGGCAGCGAGCAGGTCAATGGCCTGTCGCAAAAGCTCGGCGAACTCGGATCAGGACTTGGTCCTGTCATGAGCAAGGGCTCCGCGACACTGGACCGATATAGCCAGACGATTCCGACGATCGTGTCTGGCCTGGGGCGCGGCATCGATCAGATCAGCGCGCACCGCCACGAACTCAACCAGCGTGCCGAGCAGGTAAAGGGTATTGCAAGGGGCATCCAGAACAAGTTGGCTTCCACCCTTTCCGCCATGCAGGTGGGTGATATCACTCGCCAACGTGTCGAACACTGCCAGACCTCATTCTCGATACTGGAGGATTATCTTCTATCCGCGGAAGCGGCATCGCTGAGCCGTGACGATCATGAGGCGCTCAGAGCCATCGTTCGCCAACTCGTCGCTGAACAATTGCATCAGACGCGCCAGGATTTTGAGCGCGATACGGCGAGAATCGTCGAGACAATCGCGAGCTTCCGTCATGAACTTGGCCAGATCACGACAATCCAGCGTGAAATGGTCGGCGAGGGTGACGAGCCCTCGAACGGATCGTTACGCGATCTCGAAACCGGCATTGGACAGGCGCGTTCAGCCGTTACCGAAATCGAGGCGGTCGCTGACGAGGCTTCCCGGATGACGAGGCGCACCCTGGCGACAGTGGAAGTTCTCCTGAAAGACATCGGGATCGTTCGTGTCGTTCGCGGCGACATCCACTATATGGCCCTCAATACGAACCTGCGTTGCGGCAAGATTGGCGAGGAAGGCAAGGCCATCAACGTTGTCACGGCGGAATTACGCATCTTCGCAGGTCATCTGGATGAAGCGGCTGAGCAGATCCTCGAGCAATTGAAGTTGCTTGAAGGAGCGGCAAAAGGCCTTTTGACCGATACGCCAGAAGATGCTCCACAGGATTGCCTTGATGATCGTCTGCGGCGCGCGCTGGAAAGCATCCGCTCGGTCGGCCAGGCCATGGAGGGTGATCTTTCCAATTTGGCGAAGGAAGGCGCTTCTGGAGTTGCTGAAATGAATGCCGCTCTTCAGCGATTGGATTTTCGTGCGGATCTGGGTGAAATCCTCCATCGGTGCGAAGAGGAACTGCATACCAGTTCCCACCAGTCCGTCGATGTCACGCGCCTTCAGCCTGCACTCGATGTCATTGGTCCCAGGATCAACCGGATCTACACAATGGCGGCCGAGCGAGAGCTTCACGCTGCCATCCTTGGAACCGCTGTCCCGGAGCAGGCACCGCTTACCGTCCTCTCGGATGATGATCTCGATGCCGCTCTGTTTTGA
- a CDS encoding STAS domain-containing protein — MSSNETVAVLSWDESLTLRTISNHCDELLLALTQKSAVAIDITDDQPVDLSLIQLIESARIYASTSGKKLTLLKPASGHVRDVLERGGFLQNISPEDSNFWLHDGVK; from the coding sequence ATGAGCAGCAATGAGACTGTGGCGGTCCTTTCCTGGGACGAAAGCCTTACGCTTCGCACCATATCTAACCATTGCGATGAGCTTCTATTAGCACTAACCCAGAAATCTGCGGTTGCTATAGATATAACTGATGACCAGCCTGTAGATCTCAGCCTCATCCAACTTATAGAGTCGGCGCGCATCTATGCCTCGACCTCCGGCAAGAAGCTCACACTGCTGAAGCCGGCGTCAGGTCATGTGCGTGACGTGCTTGAGCGAGGCGGTTTCCTGCAAAACATATCTCCGGAAGATTCCAACTTCTGGCTGCATGATGGAGTTAAGTAA
- a CDS encoding response regulator, whose translation MTAKILTVDDSASIRLTTRVALTNAGYAITEAVDGMDGLSKMRSGQFDLIVTDLNMPQMDGLTMIRELRKLPAYMGVPVIFLTTESDNELKSQAKAAGATGWLTKPFDPESLVKIVKKVLGR comes from the coding sequence ATGACCGCCAAGATTCTGACTGTTGACGATTCTGCCAGTATCCGCCTTACCACACGCGTTGCGCTCACCAATGCGGGCTATGCCATCACGGAAGCCGTGGACGGTATGGATGGATTAAGCAAAATGCGAAGCGGTCAATTCGATCTGATCGTGACAGACCTGAACATGCCGCAGATGGATGGCCTGACCATGATCCGCGAGCTTCGCAAGCTCCCTGCCTATATGGGGGTCCCGGTCATTTTTCTCACGACTGAATCCGACAACGAACTGAAGAGCCAAGCCAAGGCCGCCGGTGCGACAGGCTGGCTGACCAAGCCCTTTGACCCGGAAAGCCTGGTCAAGATTGTCAAGAAGGTTCTCGGCAGATGA